One window of Psychrobacillus sp. FSL H8-0483 genomic DNA carries:
- a CDS encoding phospholipase D family protein, translating into MARKQSKQWSSRKKIIMGSIGVYALVYFVVILWNTLKPLPTGVSYAGKLHLTDKVKFISDLSYAQDQQGTNTVHENNIFEEVYKTIEQANQFVVVDFFLFDGYYDGDMDFPNIADTLSTTLANKKKDNPNMPVVFITDPINRGYGSYESRWLKKLRTAGVEIIYTDLDSLRDSTPIYSGIYRTLLQWWDFNGNGWIANAMASDAPKMTIASYTSLLNVKANHRKAVITEKEAIITSSNPHDASGFHGNIALKVTGPIINDILEAEEAVSLFSGGPKLPRVNLEDIEGKYKIQYLTEKKILDALLADLVETRNGDKIWLGMFFLAKRDIVNALIDAANRGVDVNLILDPNKNSFGHEKSGLPNRPVAQEMVVDTDGKLKVRWYNTVIGQYHTKAIWIQTDKHTVISSGSANYTERTLDDYNLENNLRVIAPNDSKLVTEMEDYFERIWNNEDALYTVDLEEFQNSHTWWQRWIYTLQQFLKITTY; encoded by the coding sequence ATGGCTAGAAAGCAAAGCAAGCAGTGGAGTAGCCGAAAGAAGATAATTATGGGTTCAATCGGAGTATACGCTTTAGTTTATTTTGTCGTTATTTTGTGGAATACACTTAAGCCTCTTCCAACTGGTGTTTCATATGCAGGAAAATTACATTTAACTGATAAAGTTAAATTTATCAGTGATTTATCCTATGCACAAGATCAACAAGGCACCAACACAGTACATGAAAATAATATATTTGAAGAAGTATATAAAACAATTGAACAGGCTAATCAGTTTGTTGTTGTCGATTTTTTCTTGTTTGATGGATACTACGATGGCGATATGGATTTTCCAAACATTGCAGACACTTTATCAACTACATTGGCAAATAAAAAGAAAGATAATCCAAATATGCCTGTCGTATTTATTACAGACCCAATAAATCGTGGGTATGGCTCCTATGAAAGTAGATGGTTAAAAAAATTGCGAACAGCTGGTGTAGAAATTATATATACCGATTTAGATTCACTGCGTGACTCAACTCCTATTTATTCTGGTATTTATCGAACCCTTTTACAATGGTGGGATTTTAATGGAAATGGATGGATTGCAAATGCAATGGCGAGTGATGCACCAAAGATGACCATTGCTTCTTATACGTCACTTCTAAATGTAAAGGCAAATCATCGTAAAGCAGTAATAACTGAGAAAGAAGCTATCATAACATCCTCCAACCCTCATGACGCGAGTGGATTTCACGGTAATATAGCTCTCAAAGTAACTGGGCCAATTATTAATGACATTTTAGAAGCGGAAGAAGCTGTTTCTTTGTTTTCAGGAGGACCTAAACTCCCTCGTGTGAACCTGGAGGATATTGAAGGAAAATATAAAATACAGTATTTAACAGAGAAAAAGATACTGGACGCGTTACTGGCTGATTTGGTCGAGACGAGAAATGGAGATAAAATTTGGCTTGGAATGTTCTTCTTGGCAAAGCGAGATATTGTAAATGCACTGATCGACGCTGCAAATCGTGGTGTTGATGTAAACCTTATCCTTGATCCAAATAAAAACTCTTTTGGGCATGAAAAATCAGGTTTACCAAATCGTCCAGTTGCCCAAGAAATGGTGGTGGATACAGATGGAAAGTTGAAAGTACGTTGGTATAACACGGTTATCGGTCAATATCATACGAAAGCCATTTGGATTCAAACAGACAAGCACACAGTGATTTCAAGTGGTTCTGCAAACTATACCGAGCGTACACTCGATGATTATAATTTAGAAAACAATTTACGAGTAATTGCTCCAAATGATAGTAAACTTGTTACGGAAATGGAAGACTATTTCGAGCGTATTTGGAACAATGAAGACGCTTTGTATACAGTAGATTTAGAAGAGTTTCAAAATAGCCATACATGGTGGCAGCGATGGATTTACACTCTACAGCAATTTTTAAAAATAACGACTTATTAG
- a CDS encoding GNAT family N-acetyltransferase — protein MKLVDIAKENWLTTVFLTTNQNGRATITERFVASNALSIVQSMFETGWIIKGIQVNDQLVGFTMYGYSEDNSQYEICRFMIDAVYQGRGYGKAAIPLIMDELKKMDNCNAIYLSTEPENDKARKLYESFGFQETGNIVEGEVEYYLMIKK, from the coding sequence ATGAAATTAGTAGATATAGCAAAGGAAAACTGGTTAACTACAGTTTTTTTAACGACCAATCAAAATGGGCGTGCCACGATTACAGAGAGGTTTGTTGCGTCCAATGCATTATCGATTGTACAGTCGATGTTTGAAACGGGTTGGATTATTAAAGGAATTCAAGTAAATGATCAGTTAGTAGGTTTTACGATGTATGGATACTCTGAGGATAACTCGCAATATGAAATATGCCGATTTATGATAGATGCAGTCTATCAAGGAAGAGGTTATGGGAAAGCTGCTATCCCACTCATCATGGATGAATTGAAAAAGATGGATAACTGTAATGCGATTTATTTATCAACGGAGCCAGAAAATGATAAAGCGAGAAAACTATATGAGAGTTTTGGTTTTCAGGAGACTGGTAATATAGTTGAGGGTGAAGTGGAATATTATTTGATGATAAAAAAGTAA